Proteins from one Anopheles nili chromosome 2, idAnoNiliSN_F5_01, whole genome shotgun sequence genomic window:
- the LOC128723989 gene encoding WD repeat-containing protein on Y chromosome, which translates to MAADSVSSEQLDKEIHRFVTREQIEYLYAHFRTHNGRLSSQELRELLGRIKLQYTEEEYRTLWLQINTDHDEYCQWDEFLSYLILGFQDDDPLGVKQSIDPPIAGDLALKLRRQVYTIVKVDFCPMVYYDGSISWSQGHWITTSREGVINYWTEDWKHTMTIRSVPSKLKRCKTWVLDSTPLPDLSMLCVASLETELRFYHVVAGSFSLKLVVERLPHSISALAYRFNRNERSQLLTGDYTGRIRMFVFYPERKVTTSSGGSAMTTVSLDDVLRGKYPPLECVDYGQLLPDIVQSVQFVDSLACFIAAAEENPLTSGRGSGTGAKRKPCCSMVIHSLELPAIMVKFFHVPHGVTCFAFEPANDLLVSGGPDGDLRLWDINRPKKPLVALVGHTSSITFLFIQDAGDKIYSFDQKKIIKVWDVRNRTLLQTFSQFSTVLGKGVPACAFYNARERELTVAGNKLFVTSCCPEIALDRTDGESHTKPVSVLLYNALYRLVISCGFDSFIIVWDHRMNRKMSIITKAHTQTRNRELDAVEITAGCFDEKQQLLLTGARDGSMKIWNISGRFCMRTIQMAEDCEVTAVFWQANRIIAMGWNHRVVEFAAFSEHDEYPRGLQWRKLHSDDILCASVTMTSPAALATCSYAGELVFWKLETGQPYRRYDATSPLSHIPVLFHGNLEPQERKLPLRQSIFRASVNRPWQRRLSGITMPSGLEQMRRLSYQDLMFLASRPMVVGFGTLLGSLNNGMVQVWSHHPEGGFMGQFSAIHMAGDRVIAMASDRANKFLFTGTALGYVKTWYIEDCWIPDANKFHVNKPAIRVQFPFLLNDVVLGRAKRSARAYPKPWLVNSYQAHRACITGLAYLDDGELLLSCSSDRTVRIWTLGGRYIGLLGSPVHWEPLVTDVPPRVGYPFRLPPDLQREVSFTTAKVLRGGQDSHHLRATIGPRRVGTTGDIISASEQSKYPASIETYGAALAEPILNASVMKLPAEEPMLQAFKIDKTFPSLPLHGHMTCFPVKLPRCTLDIEHIIAKTKRLRFAKEPDPPSDEVNYPPSDEKAP; encoded by the exons ATGGCGGCTGACAGCGTTTCTTCCGAACAGTTAGATAAGGAAATTCATCGTTTCGTAACACGCGAGCAGATAGAATATCTCTACGCACACTTTCGGACGCATAATGGCCGCCTCAGCTCGCAGGAGTTACGCGAACTTTTGGGCCGCATCAAACTACAGTACACCGAGGAGGAGTATCGAACACTGTGGCTGCAAATCAACACCGACCACGACGAGTACTGCCAATGGGATGAGTTTCTTAGCTACCTCATTCTCGGCTTCCAGGATGATGACCCGTTGGGGGTGAAGCAATCGATTGATCCGCCTATCGCAGGAGATCTGGCACTGAAGCTTCGCCGTCAGGTCTATACCATCGTGAAGGTGGACTTCTGTCCCATGGTCTATTAC GACGGAAGTATAAGCTGGTCACAAGGACACTGGATCACCACGTCCCGGGAaggtgtgataaattactggACGGAAGATTGGAAACACACCATGACGATCAGATCGGTGCCATCGAAGTTAAAGCGCTGCAAGACGTGGGTACTCGACAGTACGCCCTTACCCGATCTCAGCATGCTGTGTGTAGCCAGTCTGGAGACTGAGCTTCGCTTCTACCACGTGGTGGCTGGTTCGTTCAGCCTGAAGCTGGTAGTAGAACGTCTCCCACATTCCATCAGTGCGTTGGCGTATCGATTTAACCGCAACGAACGCAGCCAGCTACTGACCGGTGACTATACCGGACGTATCCGCATGTTTGTGTTCTACCCGGAGCGTAAGGTGACGACATCTAGCGGTGGGTCGGCCATGACAACCGTGAGCTTGGATGATGTTCTTCGGGGAAAATATCCTCCGCTGGAATGTGTCGACTATGGGCAGCTTCTGCCGGACATAGTGCAATCGGTGCAGTTTGTCGATAGTTTGGCGTGCTTTATAGCGGCCGCTGAAGAAAATCCGCTCACGAGCGGTCGAGGTTCTGGCAcgggagcaaaacgaaaaccgtGCTGCAGCATGGTGATACACTCGCTCGAACTTCCCGCCATAATGGTGAAGTTCTTCCACGTGCCACATGGTGTAACGTGTTTCGCCTTCGAACCGGCCAACGATTTGCTGGTTTCGGGTGGGCCAGATGGCGATCTGCGGCTGTGGGATATCAACCGACCGAAGAAACCGTTGGTGGCGTTGGTTGGCCACACGTCCAGCATCACGTTTCTCTTCATCCAGGATGCGGGCGACAAGATCTACAGTTTtgatcagaaaaaaatcatcaaggTGTGGGACGTGCGCAACCGAACACTACTGCAAACGTTCAgccagttttccaccgtcctcGGTAAGGGTGTACCAGCGTGTGCGTTCTATAACGCACGCGAACGAGAACTTACCGTGGCCGGTAACAAACTGTTCGTAACGAGTTGCTGTCCGGAGATCGCACTCGATCGTACTGATGGCGAGAGCCACACCAAACCCGTCTCTGTGCTGTTGTACAACGCGCTGTACCGGCTCGTGATCAGCTGCGGTTTCGATAGCTTCATCATCGTGTGGGATCATCGCATGAATCGTAAGATGAGCATCATCACGAAGGCTCACACGCAAACCCGCAACAGAGAGCTCGATGCCGTCGAGATCACTGCTGGGTGCTTCGATGAGAagcagcaactgctgctgacTGGCGCACGGGACGGATCGATGAAGATCTGGAACATCAGCGGACGTTTCTGCATGCGCACGATCCAGATGGCTGAGGATTGCGAGGTGACGGCCGTGTTCTGGCAAGCGAATCGGATCATAGCGATGGGCTGGAACCACCGAGTGGTCGAGTTTGCGGCGTTCTCGGAACACGACGAGTATCCACGGGGTTTGCAGTGGCGTAAGCTGCACTCGGACGATATCCTGTGTGCGTCGGTCACTATGACATCACCAGCTGCCCTAGCGACCTGCAGTTATGCGGGAGAACTCGTGTTCTGGAAGCTTGAAACGGGTCAACCATATCGCCGGTACGATGCGACGAGTCCACTATCCCACATACCGGTGCTGTTCCACGGCAATCTTGAGCCACAAGAGCGCAAATTGCCATTACGACAGTCTATTTTTCGTGCCAGCGTAAATCGACCCTGGCAGCGACGATTGTCAGGTATCACGATGCCTTCGGGATTGGAGCAGATGCGCCGGTTGTCGTATCAGGATCTGATGTTTCTTGCTTCCCGTCCCATGGTGGTTGGTTTCGGCACGTTGCTTGGCTCGCTCAATAACGGAATGGTTCAGGTGTGGTCCCATCACCCTGAGGGAGGTTTTATGGGACAATTCAGTGCGATTCACATGGCGGGCGATAGAGTTATCGCGATGGCGTCCGATAGGGCGAACAAATTTCTGTTCACTGGCACAGCACTTGGATACGTGAAGACGTGGTACATAGAAGACTGCTG GATTCCCGATGCGAACAAATTCCACGTGAACAAACCGGCCATCAGGGTGCAGTTTCCGTTTCTCCTAAACGATGTGGTGTTAGGCCGTGCTAAGCGATCAGCTCGGGCTTACCCTAAACCATGGCTCGTGAACTCCTACCAGGCACACCGGGCGTGTATTACCGGACTTGCGTACCTGGACGATGGTGAGCTGCTGTTGAGCTGTAGTAGCGATCGGACGGTTCGCATCTGGACACTTGGAGGTCGCTATATTGGGCTTCTCGGTAGTCCCGTTCACTGGGAGCCACTAGTTACTGACGTACCACCTCGTGTGGGCTATCCTTTCCGGTTGCCTCCGGATCTTCAGCGTGAGGTGAGTTTTACGACGGCGAAAGTGTTACGTGGTGGTCAGGATTCACACCATCTGCGGGCAACGATTGGACCACGGCGCGTTGGTACCACGGGAGACATCATTAGCGCATCGGAGCAGTCGAAATATCCTGCGTCAATCGAAACGTACGGTGCAGCACTTGCGGAACCGATTCTGAACGCGAGCGTAATGAAACTACCGGCCGAGGAACCGATGTTGCAGGCGTTTAAAATCGACAAAACATTCCCATCGCTGCCACTGCACGGTCACATGACGTGCTTTCCGGTGAAGCTGCCAAGGTGTACGCTCGATATTGAGCACATtatcgcaaaaacaaaacgcctaCGATTTGCGAAAGAACCTGACCCCCCCAGCGATGAAGTTAATTACCCCCCCAGCGATGAAAAAGCGCCTTAG
- the LOC128731198 gene encoding uncharacterized protein LOC128731198 — protein MDADKVTVPKDYTIGFIGGGNMAFAIASGLLQKGVVQPDQIYVSATNLEKLEKRWSPLGVTHTTVNNVEVLQNATTIFICIKPQVLPQLCEEFNMKVCPENREAAVHQVAVRTHEKLLVSIMAGVTLNRLQDDLKCLEPTIFVRAMPNTPMQVGVGCIAYCIRPFQNGTPQIKRNCELLKSMFDVLGIAFEVPESQIDAITGLAGCGPAYVYQFIEALADGGVKQGIPRAMALQFAAQTVMGAAKTVLDTGKHPGVLKDEVCSPGGATIHGVHALEQGALRSTVMNAVEKATERARNLS, from the exons ATGGATGCGGACAAAGTAACGGTGCCGAAAGATTACACTATTGGCTTCATTGGTGGCGGAAATATGGCATTCGCGATCGCCTCCGGTTTATTGCAGAAAG GTGTCGTGCAACCCGATCAAATCTATGTGTCTGCTACGAATCTCGAAAAACTCGAGAAACGATGGTCCCCGCTTGGGGTAACGCATACGACAGTTAATAACGTGGAGGTACTGCAAAATGCCACAACGATATTCATCTGCATAAAGCCGCAAGTTCTACCGCAATTGTGCGAAGAGTTTAATATGAAAGTTTGTCCAGAAAACCGTGAGGCAGCAGTACACCAGGTGGCTGTTAGAACTCACGAGAAACTGTTGGTTTCCATCATGGCCGGAGTAACACTGAATCGTTTGCAGGACGATCTAAAGTGTTTAGAACCAACAATCTTTGTGCGGGCTATGCCCAACACCCCAATGCAGGTTGGTGTCGGATGCATTGCATATTGTATCAGACCGTTTCAGAATGGCACTCCGCAAATAAAACGCAATTGTGAATTGCTGAAATCCATGTTCGATGTCCTCGGAATTGCCTTCGAAGTTCCGGAAAGCCAAATAGACGCAATCACGGGTTTAGCCGGCTGTGGACCGGCATACGTGTACCAGTTTATCGAAGCACTTGCAGACGGTGGCGTGAAGCAGGGCATTCCGCGAGCCATGGCACTTCAGTTTGCAGCGCAGACAGTGATGGGAGCGGCGAAAACGGTTCTGGACACGGGCAAACATCCTGGCGTGCTAAAGGACGAAGTATGCTCACCGGGTGGTGCAACCATTCACGGAGTGCACGCACTGGAGCAAGGCGCATTGCGCAGTACGGTTATGAATGCTGTCGAGAAAGCTACGGAAAGAGCTCGTAACCTATCGTAG